One genomic region from Xylocopa sonorina isolate GNS202 chromosome 8, iyXylSono1_principal, whole genome shotgun sequence encodes:
- the Taf2 gene encoding TATA-box binding protein associated factor 2 isoform X2 — protein MKKERTADNSRPYKLAHQILSLTGISFQRKSIIGFVELTIVPLRDTLRLVNLNAKQCRIYRVCLNDTYEAPFQYFDPFLDICQGDGKQRSLEFFSTMHLAAAQKVDPDNNAGELVVQIPPDAAHLVAEGRSLRISIEFSLEQPQGGVHFVVPNCEGTLAERGAHMYTYSYENSSRLWFPCVDSFAEPCTWKLEFTVDDSMTAVSCGDLVEVVYTPDMRRKTFHYVLNTPACAPNIALAVGPFEIFVDPYMHEVTHFCLPQLLPSLKVSAKYMHEAFEFYEETLSNRYPYSCYKQVFVDELDEDINAYATMSILNTNLLHSTAIIDQVYITKKAMAQAVAEQFFGCFISMQNWSDTWLPKGISTYLTGLYAKKCFGNNEYREWIQSELQEVVKYEEQFGGIILDSSQPPAPLPIAANTPAPTPRAPDPGFYFPIRNLHTMSPKYIEVLRKKAHLVIRMLEHRIGQELLLQVFNKQLSLAANAAQQKIDSGLWSHMLISTNVFTKAIFTVTGKDMAVFIDQWVRTGGHAKFSLSFVFNRKRNTVELEIRQDTTNQRGIRKYVGPLLVNIQELDGTFKHTLQIEGTMAKADITCHSKSRRNKKKKIPLCTGEEVDMDLSAMDDSPVLWIRLDPEMTLLRAVQIEQPDYQWQYQLRHERDVTAQLEAIEALQNHATPATRLALTDTIENEHCYYKVRLRAAHCLTKVANAMVATWAGPPAMLAIFRKLFGSASCRRIIKQNNFSNFQHYFLQKTIPVAMAGLRNAHGICPPEVLNFLMDLFKYNDNSKNRYSDNYYRAALIEALGATVTPVISVQQGTAITAESLSIDTKAILEEVTRNLNLEKLLPCYKYTVSVACLKVIRTLQKFGHLPSNPHLFRAYAAYGQFIDVRIAALEALVDFTRVDGKWEDLEFLLDMIEMDPHPGVRHRLVRLMVENPPFEKAHKHRLDRPEFVDRIWNLINGMLSHDPKIRCDLVDLYYTLYGSKRPLCLPIPELAAITKPKKAGPPSPEQEVKPNVTHIKHEPIEVESTNGPGKRKPSPIKDIPGPSNLVDYGPETKRQKQDDRTPPVTADGKVKSEYYSDNSVSLPGIMGTSGPVGFEPGMFKKETEDHKQKSDSVNKNKKKKKDKKKHKHKHKHKHDHKHGKDKDKKDKEKDKVKEKDKEKDKSKDSSALKIKEETLSSASSSLSPDTTTVTNEFIFP, from the exons ATGAAGAAAGAAAGAACGGCCGATAATAGTCGACCATATAAATT AGCTCATCAAATATTGAGCCTCACAGGTATAAGTTTCCAAAGGAAGAGCATTATT GGATTTGTAGAATTAACAATTGTCCCGCTCAGGGATACATTGAGACTTGTGAATTTAAACGCTAAACAATGTAGAATTTATAGAGTATGTTTGAATGATacttatgaagcgccatttcaaTACTTTGATCCATTTTTAGATATTTGCCAAGGAGATGGCAAACA GAGatcattggaatttttttcaactATGCATTTGGCAGCTGCACAAAAGGTTGATCCAGATAATAATGCAGGAGAATTGGTTGTACAAATCCCACCAGATGCTGCGCATTTAGTTGCCGAGGGTAGAAGCCTACGGATTAGCATAGAATTCTCTTTAGAGCAACCTCAAGGCGGAGTACACTTTGTTGTACCAAATTGTGAAGGAACGTTGGCTGAG AGAGGTGcacatatgtatacatatagttaTGAAAATTCATCAAGATTATGGTTCCCATGTGTTGATAGCTTCGCGGAGCCATGTACTTGGAAATTAGAGTTCACTGTTGACGATTCTATGACAGCAGTGTCATGTGGTGATCTTGTAGAAGTTGTATATACTCCAGATATGCGTAGGAAAACTTTTCATTATGTTCTCAATACACCAGCATGTGCACCAAACATTGCACTTGCAGTGGG ACCATTTGAAATATTTGTTGACCCATACATGCATGAGGTAACACATTTTTGTTTGCCGCAATTGTTACCCTCATTGAAAGTCTCCGCGAAATACATgcacgaagcatttgaattttATGAAGAAACGTTATCAAACAGATATCCTTATTCTTGTTATAAGCAAGTTTTTGTAGACGAATTAGACGAAGACATAAATGCATACGCGACTATGAGTATTTTAAA CACAAATTTATTACATTCAACTGCAATTATTGACCAAGTCTATATTACAAAGAAAGCTATGGCTCAAGCTGTTGCTGAACAATTTTTTGGTTGTTTTATATCCATGCAAAATTGGTCTGACACTTGGCTACCTAAAGGTATTTCAACATACTTAACAGGTTTATATGCCAAGAAATGCTTTGGGAATAATGAGTACAGAGAATGGATACAATCG GAATTGCAAGAAGTTGTAAAATATGAAGAACAATTTGGGGGCATAATATTAGATTCCTCTCAACCACCAGCTCCATTACCTATCGCAGCTAATACGCCGGCACCGACACCTAGGGCACCAGATCCTGGATTTTATTTTCCCATAAGAAATTTACATACAATGTCCCCAAAGTATATTGAAGTACTTCGCAAAAAGGCGCATCTAGTTATTAGAATGTTAGAACACAGAATTGGGCAAGAGTTACTCCTACAG GTTTTTAATAAACAGTTATCTCTTGCCGCTAATGCTGCACAACAAAAAATTGATTCTGGTTTATGGTCCCATATGTTAATTAGTACAAATGTGTTCACAAAAGCAATCTTTACTGTAACTGGTAAAGATATGGCAGTATTTATAGACCAGTGGGTTAGGACTGGTGGACATGCAAAATTTAGTTTAAGTTTTGTATTTAATAGGAAAAG GAATACTGTAGAATTAGAAATTCGACAAGACACTACAAATCAGAGAGGAATTAGGAAATACGTTGGACCGCTTCTAGTTAATATTCAAGAATTAGACGGTACTTTTAAACACACGTTACAAATAGAAGGTACTATGGCAAAAGCGGACATAACGTGTCACAGTAAAAGTCggagaaataaaaagaaaaaaattcctttATGTACCGGAGAAGAAGTAGACATGGATCTTTCTGCTATGGA TGATTCTCCTGTATTGTGGATAAGATTAGACCCAGAAATGACACTACTACGTGCAGTCCAAATTGAACAACCTGATTATCAATGGCAATATCAGTTAAGGCACGAAAGAGATGTTACTGCACAATTAGAAGCTATTGAGGCTTTACAGAATCATGCAACACCTGCTACACGATTAGCATTGACTGATACCATAGAAAATGAACATTGTTATTACAAAGTTAGATTACGAGCAGCGCATTGTTTAACGAAG GTAGCTAATGCAATGGTTGCAACATGGGCGGGCCCACCAGCAATGTTAGCCATATTTCGAAAATTGTTTGGCTCGGCTTCGTGTAGACGGATAATTAAACAGAACAACTTCTCAAATTTTCAACATTATTTTTTGCAAAAG ACTATACCTGTAGCAATGGCAGGTTTGCGTAATGCTCATGGTATTTGTCCACCAGAAGTCTTGAACTTTTTAATGgatttatttaaatataatgACAACAGTAAAAATAGATATTCGGATAATTATTACAGAGCAGCATTGATCGAAGCCCTTGGAGCTACCGTTACCCCTGTAATAAGTGTGCAGCAAGG GACAGCTATCACTGCCGAATCTTTATCAATCGATACTAAAGCTATATTAGAAGAAGTTACAAGAAATTTAAATCTAGAAAAATTATTACCATGTTATAAGTACACGGTCAGTGTTGCTTGTTTGAAGGTCATACGAACTTTGCAAAAGTTTGGTCATCTTCCAAGTAATCCCCACCTTTTCAGAGCATATGCCGCGTATGGACAATTTATAG ATGTTAGAATCGCAGCGTTAGAGGCATTAGTTGATTTTACAAGAGTGGATGGCAAATGGGAAGATTTAGAATTTTTATTAGATATGATAGAAATGGATCCTCATCCTGGAGTACGGCACAGATTAGTAAGGCTTATGGTCGAAAACCCACCATTTGAAAAGGCACATAAACATCGTTTAGATCGTCCTGAATTTGTTGATCgtatatggaatttaatcaa CGGTATGCTTTCTCACGATCCTAAAATCCGGTGCGATCTAGTCGATTTGTACTACACTTTGTATGGATCGAAGCGACCGCTTTGCCTTCCTATTCCTGAACTTGCTGCTATTACTAAACCAAAAAAAGCGGGACCACCAAGCCCAGAACAAGAA GTGAAACCAAACGTCACGCATATAAAACATGAGCCGATAGAAGTTGAAAGTACAAATGGACCAGGTAAAAGAAAACCATCGCCTATTAAAGATATTCCAGGCCCGTCTAATTTAGTAGATTATGGTCCAGAAACAAAGAGGCAGAAACAG GATGATCGAACGCCTCCCGTAACTGCTGACGGAAAGGTAAAATCAGAATACTATAGTGATAACTCCGTATCACTGCCTGGTATTATGGGTACGTCAGGACCGGTTGGTTTCGAACCAGGAATGTTCAAGAAAGAAACGGAAGACCATAAACAGAAGAGTGACTCCGTTAATAAG aataagaaaaagaagaaggacaAAAAGAAGCATAAGCACAAGCATAAGCATAAACACGATCACAAGCACGGTAAAGATAAAGATAAAAAGGACAAAGAAAAGGATAAAGTTAAGGAAAAAGACAAAGAGAAAGATAAAAGTAAAGACTCTTCCGCTTTAAAAATCAAAGAGGAGACTCTAAGCTCGGCAAGTTCGAGTCTCAGTCCGGACACAACGACTGTCACTAATGAATTTATTTTCCCATAG
- the LOC143426146 gene encoding uncharacterized protein LOC143426146: protein MCEPYVIVAQHKSAVQRVSSRHVQTDRGNNINVSSIYQRKVRNVRQKAYKMICYDLKKRTSARVYVEENFSISETLIACASPVWRAASFPPNRFVVTCHEQRKSVKFTKST, encoded by the exons ATGTGTGAACCCTACGTGATTGTTGCTCAACACAAATCCGCGGTGCAGCGAGTTTCCTCGCGTCACGTTCAAACAGACCGCGGTAACAATATCAACGTCTCCTCTATTTATCAAAGAAAGGTACGAAACGTACGACAGAAAGCGTACAAAATGATTTGTTACGATTTAAAGAAACGCACTAGCG CACGCGTCTACGTGGAAGAAAACTTCTCTATTTCTGAAACACTGATTGCATGCGCCTCTCCTGTTTGGCGCGCAGCATCGTTCCCTCCGAACCGATTTGTTGTCACGTGTCACGAACAAAGAAAATCCGTGAAATTTACAAAATCCACTTGA
- the Taf2 gene encoding TATA-box binding protein associated factor 2 isoform X1, giving the protein MKKERTADNSRPYKLAHQILSLTGISFQRKSIIGFVELTIVPLRDTLRLVNLNAKQCRIYRVCLNDTYEAPFQYFDPFLDICQGDGKQRSLEFFSTMHLAAAQKVDPDNNAGELVVQIPPDAAHLVAEGRSLRISIEFSLEQPQGGVHFVVPNCEGTLAERGAHMYTYSYENSSRLWFPCVDSFAEPCTWKLEFTVDDSMTAVSCGDLVEVVYTPDMRRKTFHYVLNTPACAPNIALAVGPFEIFVDPYMHEVTHFCLPQLLPSLKVSAKYMHEAFEFYEETLSNRYPYSCYKQVFVDELDEDINAYATMSILNTNLLHSTAIIDQVYITKKAMAQAVAEQFFGCFISMQNWSDTWLPKGISTYLTGLYAKKCFGNNEYREWIQSELQEVVKYEEQFGGIILDSSQPPAPLPIAANTPAPTPRAPDPGFYFPIRNLHTMSPKYIEVLRKKAHLVIRMLEHRIGQELLLQVFNKQLSLAANAAQQKIDSGLWSHMLISTNVFTKAIFTVTGKDMAVFIDQWVRTGGHAKFSLSFVFNRKRNTVELEIRQDTTNQRGIRKYVGPLLVNIQELDGTFKHTLQIEGTMAKADITCHSKSRRNKKKKIPLCTGEEVDMDLSAMDDSPVLWIRLDPEMTLLRAVQIEQPDYQWQYQLRHERDVTAQLEAIEALQNHATPATRLALTDTIENEHCYYKVRLRAAHCLTKVANAMVATWAGPPAMLAIFRKLFGSASCRRIIKQNNFSNFQHYFLQKTIPVAMAGLRNAHGICPPEVLNFLMDLFKYNDNSKNRYSDNYYRAALIEALGATVTPVISVQQGTAITAESLSIDTKAILEEVTRNLNLEKLLPCYKYTVSVACLKVIRTLQKFGHLPSNPHLFRAYAAYGQFIDVRIAALEALVDFTRVDGKWEDLEFLLDMIEMDPHPGVRHRLVRLMVENPPFEKAHKHRLDRPEFVDRIWNLINGMLSHDPKIRCDLVDLYYTLYGSKRPLCLPIPELAAITKPKKAGPPSPEQEVKPNVTHIKHEPIEVESTNGPGKRKPSPIKDIPGPSNLVDYGPETKRQKQKDDRTPPVTADGKVKSEYYSDNSVSLPGIMGTSGPVGFEPGMFKKETEDHKQKSDSVNKNKKKKKDKKKHKHKHKHKHDHKHGKDKDKKDKEKDKVKEKDKEKDKSKDSSALKIKEETLSSASSSLSPDTTTVTNEFIFP; this is encoded by the exons ATGAAGAAAGAAAGAACGGCCGATAATAGTCGACCATATAAATT AGCTCATCAAATATTGAGCCTCACAGGTATAAGTTTCCAAAGGAAGAGCATTATT GGATTTGTAGAATTAACAATTGTCCCGCTCAGGGATACATTGAGACTTGTGAATTTAAACGCTAAACAATGTAGAATTTATAGAGTATGTTTGAATGATacttatgaagcgccatttcaaTACTTTGATCCATTTTTAGATATTTGCCAAGGAGATGGCAAACA GAGatcattggaatttttttcaactATGCATTTGGCAGCTGCACAAAAGGTTGATCCAGATAATAATGCAGGAGAATTGGTTGTACAAATCCCACCAGATGCTGCGCATTTAGTTGCCGAGGGTAGAAGCCTACGGATTAGCATAGAATTCTCTTTAGAGCAACCTCAAGGCGGAGTACACTTTGTTGTACCAAATTGTGAAGGAACGTTGGCTGAG AGAGGTGcacatatgtatacatatagttaTGAAAATTCATCAAGATTATGGTTCCCATGTGTTGATAGCTTCGCGGAGCCATGTACTTGGAAATTAGAGTTCACTGTTGACGATTCTATGACAGCAGTGTCATGTGGTGATCTTGTAGAAGTTGTATATACTCCAGATATGCGTAGGAAAACTTTTCATTATGTTCTCAATACACCAGCATGTGCACCAAACATTGCACTTGCAGTGGG ACCATTTGAAATATTTGTTGACCCATACATGCATGAGGTAACACATTTTTGTTTGCCGCAATTGTTACCCTCATTGAAAGTCTCCGCGAAATACATgcacgaagcatttgaattttATGAAGAAACGTTATCAAACAGATATCCTTATTCTTGTTATAAGCAAGTTTTTGTAGACGAATTAGACGAAGACATAAATGCATACGCGACTATGAGTATTTTAAA CACAAATTTATTACATTCAACTGCAATTATTGACCAAGTCTATATTACAAAGAAAGCTATGGCTCAAGCTGTTGCTGAACAATTTTTTGGTTGTTTTATATCCATGCAAAATTGGTCTGACACTTGGCTACCTAAAGGTATTTCAACATACTTAACAGGTTTATATGCCAAGAAATGCTTTGGGAATAATGAGTACAGAGAATGGATACAATCG GAATTGCAAGAAGTTGTAAAATATGAAGAACAATTTGGGGGCATAATATTAGATTCCTCTCAACCACCAGCTCCATTACCTATCGCAGCTAATACGCCGGCACCGACACCTAGGGCACCAGATCCTGGATTTTATTTTCCCATAAGAAATTTACATACAATGTCCCCAAAGTATATTGAAGTACTTCGCAAAAAGGCGCATCTAGTTATTAGAATGTTAGAACACAGAATTGGGCAAGAGTTACTCCTACAG GTTTTTAATAAACAGTTATCTCTTGCCGCTAATGCTGCACAACAAAAAATTGATTCTGGTTTATGGTCCCATATGTTAATTAGTACAAATGTGTTCACAAAAGCAATCTTTACTGTAACTGGTAAAGATATGGCAGTATTTATAGACCAGTGGGTTAGGACTGGTGGACATGCAAAATTTAGTTTAAGTTTTGTATTTAATAGGAAAAG GAATACTGTAGAATTAGAAATTCGACAAGACACTACAAATCAGAGAGGAATTAGGAAATACGTTGGACCGCTTCTAGTTAATATTCAAGAATTAGACGGTACTTTTAAACACACGTTACAAATAGAAGGTACTATGGCAAAAGCGGACATAACGTGTCACAGTAAAAGTCggagaaataaaaagaaaaaaattcctttATGTACCGGAGAAGAAGTAGACATGGATCTTTCTGCTATGGA TGATTCTCCTGTATTGTGGATAAGATTAGACCCAGAAATGACACTACTACGTGCAGTCCAAATTGAACAACCTGATTATCAATGGCAATATCAGTTAAGGCACGAAAGAGATGTTACTGCACAATTAGAAGCTATTGAGGCTTTACAGAATCATGCAACACCTGCTACACGATTAGCATTGACTGATACCATAGAAAATGAACATTGTTATTACAAAGTTAGATTACGAGCAGCGCATTGTTTAACGAAG GTAGCTAATGCAATGGTTGCAACATGGGCGGGCCCACCAGCAATGTTAGCCATATTTCGAAAATTGTTTGGCTCGGCTTCGTGTAGACGGATAATTAAACAGAACAACTTCTCAAATTTTCAACATTATTTTTTGCAAAAG ACTATACCTGTAGCAATGGCAGGTTTGCGTAATGCTCATGGTATTTGTCCACCAGAAGTCTTGAACTTTTTAATGgatttatttaaatataatgACAACAGTAAAAATAGATATTCGGATAATTATTACAGAGCAGCATTGATCGAAGCCCTTGGAGCTACCGTTACCCCTGTAATAAGTGTGCAGCAAGG GACAGCTATCACTGCCGAATCTTTATCAATCGATACTAAAGCTATATTAGAAGAAGTTACAAGAAATTTAAATCTAGAAAAATTATTACCATGTTATAAGTACACGGTCAGTGTTGCTTGTTTGAAGGTCATACGAACTTTGCAAAAGTTTGGTCATCTTCCAAGTAATCCCCACCTTTTCAGAGCATATGCCGCGTATGGACAATTTATAG ATGTTAGAATCGCAGCGTTAGAGGCATTAGTTGATTTTACAAGAGTGGATGGCAAATGGGAAGATTTAGAATTTTTATTAGATATGATAGAAATGGATCCTCATCCTGGAGTACGGCACAGATTAGTAAGGCTTATGGTCGAAAACCCACCATTTGAAAAGGCACATAAACATCGTTTAGATCGTCCTGAATTTGTTGATCgtatatggaatttaatcaa CGGTATGCTTTCTCACGATCCTAAAATCCGGTGCGATCTAGTCGATTTGTACTACACTTTGTATGGATCGAAGCGACCGCTTTGCCTTCCTATTCCTGAACTTGCTGCTATTACTAAACCAAAAAAAGCGGGACCACCAAGCCCAGAACAAGAA GTGAAACCAAACGTCACGCATATAAAACATGAGCCGATAGAAGTTGAAAGTACAAATGGACCAGGTAAAAGAAAACCATCGCCTATTAAAGATATTCCAGGCCCGTCTAATTTAGTAGATTATGGTCCAGAAACAAAGAGGCAGAAACAG AAGGATGATCGAACGCCTCCCGTAACTGCTGACGGAAAGGTAAAATCAGAATACTATAGTGATAACTCCGTATCACTGCCTGGTATTATGGGTACGTCAGGACCGGTTGGTTTCGAACCAGGAATGTTCAAGAAAGAAACGGAAGACCATAAACAGAAGAGTGACTCCGTTAATAAG aataagaaaaagaagaaggacaAAAAGAAGCATAAGCACAAGCATAAGCATAAACACGATCACAAGCACGGTAAAGATAAAGATAAAAAGGACAAAGAAAAGGATAAAGTTAAGGAAAAAGACAAAGAGAAAGATAAAAGTAAAGACTCTTCCGCTTTAAAAATCAAAGAGGAGACTCTAAGCTCGGCAAGTTCGAGTCTCAGTCCGGACACAACGACTGTCACTAATGAATTTATTTTCCCATAG
- the LOC143426053 gene encoding transcription factor E2F5 isoform X2 gives MADNQQSRFEKSLGLLTTRFVTLLQKAKDGVLDLKAADILEVRQKRRIYDITNVLEGIGLIEKKSKNSIQWKGAGPGCNTQEVGEKLTDLKDEIRKLEDHEQLLDMHTQWIQQSIKNIENDIINRKYAYITYEDVKENFPDDFVLGIQAPDDTELSVPNITQNSEEEDKEINYEMFLKSSSGEIKVYMIQPELAKTYDNKILELRLQEEAKGIKRVKEEEEKKDETPVKPKRRVGRPPKGAVKPDPVISDEDEEDDAELIEAKIVLRDVNTSVSDIPQKDLELFDEIYSDIYGPLVRLSPPPSEKDYHFNLSENEGICDLFDITAK, from the exons ATGGCAGATAATCAACAAAGTAGATTTGAAAAGTCCCTCGGCCTGTTAACAACACGTTTCGTCACTCTATTACAGAAAGCAAAGGACGGTGTCCTCGATTTAAAA GCTGCCGATATCTTGGAAGTTCGGCAAAAAAGGCGTATTTACGATATTACTAATGTTCTTGAAGGTATTGGACTTATTGAAAAGAAAAGCAAAAACAGTATCCAATGGAA GGGAGCTGGCCCTGGTTGTAACACTCAAGAAGTTGGTGAAAAATTAACTGACTTAAAGGatgaaataagaaaattagaggaCCATGAACAATTATTAGATATGCATACTCAATGGATTCAACAAAGTATAAAGAATATAGAAAATGATATAATTAATAGGAAATATGCATATATTACTTATGAGGATGTTAAAGAAAATTTTCCAGATGATTTTGTATTAGGAATTCAAGCCCCTGATGATACAGAATTAAGCGTACCAAATATAACACAA AACTCTGAGGAGGAAGACAAAGAAATAAATTATGAAATGTTTCTGAAAAGTAGTTCAGGAGAAATTAAGGTATATATGATTCAACCGGAACTTGCGAAGACTTATGATAATAAAATATTGGAGTTGAGATTACAAGAAGAGGCAAAAGGTATAAAAAGAGTAaaagaggaagaggagaaaaaagaTGAAACACCTGTCAAACCAAAGAGGAGAGTTGGAAG GCCTCCAAAAGGAGCTGTTAAACCTGACCCTGTTATATCCGATGAGGATGAAGAAGATGACGCGGAGTTAATAGAAGCGAAAATAGTACTTCGAGATGTTAACACATCAG ttTCAGATATTCCTCAAAAAGACTTAGAGTTATTTGATGAAATTTATTCTGACA tTTATGGACCATTAGTAAGATTAAGTCCACCGCCCAGTGAAAAAGATTACCACTTTAATCTTAGCGAAAATGAAGGAATTTGTGATTTATTTGATATCACAGCAAAATGA
- the LOC143426053 gene encoding transcription factor E2F5 isoform X3: MADNQQSRFEKSLGLLTTRFVTLLQKAKDGVLDLKVAADILEVRQKRRIYDITNVLEGIGLIEKKSKNSIQWKGAGPGCNTQEVGEKLTDLKDEIRKLEDHEQLLDMHTQWIQQSIKNIENDIINRKYAYITYEDVKENFPDDFVLGIQAPDDTELSVPNITQNSEEEDKEINYEMFLKSSSGEIKVYMIQPELAKTYDNKILELRLQEEAKGIKRVKEEEEKKDETPVKPKRRVGRPPKGAVKPDPVISDEDEEDDAELIEAKIVLRDVNTSDIPQKDLELFDEIYSDIYGPLVRLSPPPSEKDYHFNLSENEGICDLFDITAK; this comes from the exons ATGGCAGATAATCAACAAAGTAGATTTGAAAAGTCCCTCGGCCTGTTAACAACACGTTTCGTCACTCTATTACAGAAAGCAAAGGACGGTGTCCTCGATTTAAAAGTA GCTGCCGATATCTTGGAAGTTCGGCAAAAAAGGCGTATTTACGATATTACTAATGTTCTTGAAGGTATTGGACTTATTGAAAAGAAAAGCAAAAACAGTATCCAATGGAA GGGAGCTGGCCCTGGTTGTAACACTCAAGAAGTTGGTGAAAAATTAACTGACTTAAAGGatgaaataagaaaattagaggaCCATGAACAATTATTAGATATGCATACTCAATGGATTCAACAAAGTATAAAGAATATAGAAAATGATATAATTAATAGGAAATATGCATATATTACTTATGAGGATGTTAAAGAAAATTTTCCAGATGATTTTGTATTAGGAATTCAAGCCCCTGATGATACAGAATTAAGCGTACCAAATATAACACAA AACTCTGAGGAGGAAGACAAAGAAATAAATTATGAAATGTTTCTGAAAAGTAGTTCAGGAGAAATTAAGGTATATATGATTCAACCGGAACTTGCGAAGACTTATGATAATAAAATATTGGAGTTGAGATTACAAGAAGAGGCAAAAGGTATAAAAAGAGTAaaagaggaagaggagaaaaaagaTGAAACACCTGTCAAACCAAAGAGGAGAGTTGGAAG GCCTCCAAAAGGAGCTGTTAAACCTGACCCTGTTATATCCGATGAGGATGAAGAAGATGACGCGGAGTTAATAGAAGCGAAAATAGTACTTCGAGATGTTAACACATCAG ATATTCCTCAAAAAGACTTAGAGTTATTTGATGAAATTTATTCTGACA tTTATGGACCATTAGTAAGATTAAGTCCACCGCCCAGTGAAAAAGATTACCACTTTAATCTTAGCGAAAATGAAGGAATTTGTGATTTATTTGATATCACAGCAAAATGA
- the LOC143426053 gene encoding transcription factor E2F5 isoform X1, which translates to MADNQQSRFEKSLGLLTTRFVTLLQKAKDGVLDLKVAADILEVRQKRRIYDITNVLEGIGLIEKKSKNSIQWKGAGPGCNTQEVGEKLTDLKDEIRKLEDHEQLLDMHTQWIQQSIKNIENDIINRKYAYITYEDVKENFPDDFVLGIQAPDDTELSVPNITQNSEEEDKEINYEMFLKSSSGEIKVYMIQPELAKTYDNKILELRLQEEAKGIKRVKEEEEKKDETPVKPKRRVGRPPKGAVKPDPVISDEDEEDDAELIEAKIVLRDVNTSVSDIPQKDLELFDEIYSDIYGPLVRLSPPPSEKDYHFNLSENEGICDLFDITAK; encoded by the exons ATGGCAGATAATCAACAAAGTAGATTTGAAAAGTCCCTCGGCCTGTTAACAACACGTTTCGTCACTCTATTACAGAAAGCAAAGGACGGTGTCCTCGATTTAAAAGTA GCTGCCGATATCTTGGAAGTTCGGCAAAAAAGGCGTATTTACGATATTACTAATGTTCTTGAAGGTATTGGACTTATTGAAAAGAAAAGCAAAAACAGTATCCAATGGAA GGGAGCTGGCCCTGGTTGTAACACTCAAGAAGTTGGTGAAAAATTAACTGACTTAAAGGatgaaataagaaaattagaggaCCATGAACAATTATTAGATATGCATACTCAATGGATTCAACAAAGTATAAAGAATATAGAAAATGATATAATTAATAGGAAATATGCATATATTACTTATGAGGATGTTAAAGAAAATTTTCCAGATGATTTTGTATTAGGAATTCAAGCCCCTGATGATACAGAATTAAGCGTACCAAATATAACACAA AACTCTGAGGAGGAAGACAAAGAAATAAATTATGAAATGTTTCTGAAAAGTAGTTCAGGAGAAATTAAGGTATATATGATTCAACCGGAACTTGCGAAGACTTATGATAATAAAATATTGGAGTTGAGATTACAAGAAGAGGCAAAAGGTATAAAAAGAGTAaaagaggaagaggagaaaaaagaTGAAACACCTGTCAAACCAAAGAGGAGAGTTGGAAG GCCTCCAAAAGGAGCTGTTAAACCTGACCCTGTTATATCCGATGAGGATGAAGAAGATGACGCGGAGTTAATAGAAGCGAAAATAGTACTTCGAGATGTTAACACATCAG ttTCAGATATTCCTCAAAAAGACTTAGAGTTATTTGATGAAATTTATTCTGACA tTTATGGACCATTAGTAAGATTAAGTCCACCGCCCAGTGAAAAAGATTACCACTTTAATCTTAGCGAAAATGAAGGAATTTGTGATTTATTTGATATCACAGCAAAATGA